From the Xiphophorus couchianus chromosome 11, X_couchianus-1.0, whole genome shotgun sequence genome, the window TTTATTTGTTGGAGCAAGAATTTAAGTTTCTATCCAGCTTTAACAGCTTTAGCAGctttagcagcagcagcgccaAAACCAAGTCTGAACCTCCAGGCTCtgagagctgctgctgtgacaTTTTAGTTTTGATCATCAGGTATGACGTTAGTCAACTGTTTCAATAGAGATACGATGgagaaaacaatatttgtgaGAATGTAAGCATTTTAGTTAAAATGAGTTGGCAAATGACCTAATTAATTCAAGGGTTTTAATCAGTTATGCTGACATAGCGTCTGAATTATTGAgtcaaatctaacaaaataaaattgatataAACAGTGAGACCAAATGTAATGATTGTTTGTTTCGTCAGTGTACTTCAGCTCCTAACCTGTGTATTTGAAAGTTGCacatgttcagttttgtttgctgGTTCAGTGTTTTCCTGTTTAGAGTTGATGCAGCTCATCTTGTtctaaatcatgcaaatgagGCTTTTCCTCATCCCAGGCCCGTTAATAACGTCACAGTCTGACTAATAATAGCAACTTCAAGCAATATCTAATCAGGTTCTGTCAAGGTAGTTTGCAGCCATAACATGTGtgtgttatgtaaaataaagtaaagcTCACAAGCTGTACAgcttatttgtgtttattcaggCGTTTAATTTAGCTGAAAGTGAATCAGTAGAAGTGGATGTTTATGAAGAACTCTGATGTTGATCCAGCTCGTCATTTTTaggaatttgtttaaaataatccCTAAAATGTCACTAATGGAATCGAACAATGAGattaaggtttttttatttttatttttttttattagtatgtTTACTTATAAgtgacaaaaatacaatactTTGACAGGTTTAAATACACTgcatggttttttttgttctcttaaattttaagtattaaaagtctagcttttcaaatgatttcataACGTTTTTAATTTAGATAAATTAATTCCGTGTGTCATATTTACCTATGTTATTCGGAAATTTTGTGCGTAATTTCTAACAGTTAAaatcacagacaaaaaaaaactttgaacgcaagaaaaagaaaagctccgTATTTCAGGAGATTTTCCAGTTTAGTCAGAGCGCTCTGTAAACATTTCCAGGCCTACAGATGTTTTCACTCTGACTCAGACTTACAGGCTGCGAAAATAAGTTACCGAAATACAGGGGAGAAATGCTTCGGATTGGGAATAATTTCCAAACTCATGACAATCCCAGAGGCTCCAGCAAACATAACTCACCAGCTCTCGTTTCCTTTTCAAATCCCGCGTTTCAAATTTCTTAATCTCGGCCTTAAAGCCCTCCGTCTCGCCGGAGTCTTTGGCCAGCACGTCCATCAGATACGCGATGTAACTGGTCGCCAGACGCAGAGTTTTGATTTTGGACAGTTTGGTGTCTGCGGGAACGTTGGGAATACACTCCCGGAGCTCCGCGAAAGCCGTGTTGATGCTCTCCGTTCTGCGGCGCTCCTTCTTCGGCCCGGACGCTCTCCTTTTCCCCATCCCCGGCTGGAGCCCCTCGAGCCGGCCGTCGTGCGCAGCTCCATGCGCGCCCAGCTCCGCGGACGGCGTGAAGGGCgcctggatctggaagtccgcGGGCACCTCCCCGTGGTTCACCACCCAGCTCTGGAAGTACGGCGCGTCCTGGTGGCACCGCTGGACGAACGGGAAAGGTTCGTGCAtcaggtggtggtggtggtgatgctGGTAGCCCCCGATGAGGTTCATGCTGTGCCGGGAAGAAAATGCGCTCGTTCGCCTCCCCCCCCTAAACCGTCTCTGCTCGGGGATCACCAGTGAGCAGAACTCATTCGAAACTTAGTCGAGGACTCTCCTAAATTCATTTACAAGCTTAAATCAACAAAGACTCGATTTATTTCACATGGTCCAAGATTCTTAAAAATCTCAGCCTTAAAAAGTATTCCAGGGATGAAACGTCGGCGATGCGCCACGGTCCAGATGAAACCTCTTTTCACGAAGAGGACGCAGTGACCTGCAGGAGAAATTTGACCCAGCTGAAGGTGTGAGGCCCCAGGTTTATATGAGCTGGATGTGAGCGTGAGAAAGAGGCAACCAATGGAGGAAATGGGAGGAGAATTTGGAGAGGTTTGGAAGAACATGGTGCCAGAATATCACGGCACCAGAACGCAGGGACCGAAACATCTGCCTCACTGGCATCAGGTTCACATGTACAGGCATAAGTTTGATtccttgctttttgttttggtcattgaCGTTTTAATTCGGAGAGTTTTTGTGATTCATCGCGCAAAGAATTTTACGAGCCACATGGCTTGTAGATAGTAAAGGATGTCAgagttctttttgttttctttctttttttaatttttctctcttttcataCATGACAgaagttttttcaaaatattaagtTCTTATTACAATTTCTTCTTACAAGTTATTAGCACAATGACTAATATtggcttttttctttaaatgtaagAATTTCCTGCATGGAGTTGATATATGAAGcagctttagttttattttgaaacaacaCGCAATCATTTTCTGACAATAATgggtttatttatcttttttatttatttgatttgtttatttatttatttatttatacattaaattctctatttatttatttccattcatttcttcACTTATTTTACCCAAGTCTTTTAAGAATactttcacatttaaaacaaactttgctgTGTATGTTTTCACATATCAACGTCTCTGGAGTCcattttacatgtatttttttaaaagtaaaaaaaaatcttaaaatgtatgtttcacATTATATCGCATGTGCTCAGTTTAATgtacttcaaaaataaaattcatatttttttctgtttgtttttagaccaTGTTTCATACATTCATTTCTTTGCTTCACTACTTTCAGTAAAAGCGGAAACGTTTTAAAAGTCACATAACGATCAGATTTTTGATCGAAATTCCTCATTGATCAATATTTTCCATGTTAAAAAACCCGCTTTCATGTAGTCATAAAAAATTTGGTTACAGcaacagttattattattattattattattattattattattattattattattaattctgtttttgagCCTGACTCGGCCTGCGACTTTATCTCGCCCCGGCTGCCCTCGCACCTTAAACACATCCTCTTATCGCCAtcgccccccaaaaaacattatCCCATTACATTACGTGACCTTGACGCTATTTGGGAACCATTTACGGCGGCGTCTTATCTAAATACAGCCATAAATCAGGAGGTGTCACCCTGCTGCTGGGGCACAAGTAACTATTCCATAAAAGCTCTCCTGGCCTCTGTGCGCTGTTTACAGCGCGCCCTGTTTGCGCATATTTTACCGTTCCAATAAATAATCCGCCCGCCCCCCTGTTGGAGAGGCCTGCACGGAGATCATCTCAGGTTTTTAATCTCTCAAATGCCAAAAAGCTCGGCGTCTTCTTCTGCGTTTCTAGCACCAAACCTGTAAACGTATGAGAACCAGAATCGGTTCGATTAGCCCAGATTAAGTTCACAGACAAGGAATTTGACTTCGGAATTCCCCAGAACATACAGACtttaagaatatatatatatatatatatatatatatatatatatatatatatatatatatatatatatatatatatatatatatatatgaaggaGAAAAATAGAGAATAAAAGATGCATAATTTCGAGTTTGCATAATTTCAGGCTTTTGGGGCCAAAGGCCTGAAGTAAAGCAGACCGGTCCAGTTCACTAATCTAATCAGAAACCCTTTAAGGTGTTTTAcagttgtttgtattttatttttttcttctttttaataagaaaatgacTCAGAATGAGATCAACATAAAATAGGTTAAACATGCTGGCAGAATACaatttccaaaaatgaaaagtaaacaaaaaaatattaatttatatatcTACAACTCACATTAAAGATTTTTTGCAACTTTCATtcaatgcagttttcaaatatttctttcttttttgaaagtTTAGCAACCCTGTTGTATACatgtctgattttaaattaaaaatttctcATTAAATGCAGCTTGACAAGCTAAAATGAAcatgtgatctttttttttttttagtttggtgCTTTTTGAGTTGCATGAACCAAAACCTGTTGCATCGTGGGTACACCCCTGCATGACACACGTGCATACTTTAATGAAGACATCCCATCTTCTCCTGACCGCTTTGCATGTTACTTTCCCTGTCAGTGTGAAGAAGCCCATGCAGCCCCCAGAAAGCAAATCTGACACTGTTGATTAAGACGTCCACTATGCAGGGATGAAATACAACCCTGCCTTTATGCACCCATCCCCCTCTTCATCTCTCTGCAtcactttctctctttcttttcctgccTAAATTCTTCCTCCCTGTCCATCTCTGACTAGAGCTTTTCCTCTGTCTTGTTTTCTTCCCGTTTGCTCGCTATCAGTGCAGGTGCTGAAAGACCTGGGCAGCTGTAATAGGCTCTTCATGCTTTCTATGCTTTCAGGCCCAACATGCACCACTCGTCCTACGGCCTGCAGGCTGCTGCTCTGCCAGGGGAATCATCCAAAATAGGTCACAGAGAGCCATCTTGGCTCTGTTCTGGATTCTTCTCATGACTGTTTGTGTCATTGTGTGGATTTTTCAATAGACACTGCTTCCCCTCCTCTTCAGAGTGCTTACCCTCAAGTCCACATTTCCAAACAAATATTCTCCCTCTCTGATTCACGGTCGGCATGGAAAACGGTGCAAAGCTCCCTCGGTCTCGACTGCGTATGGTGCCGCGGCTCTTTAATATGTCCAACTCTGTAGTGTGTCGAAGCAAACCAGCAGAGCTAATTAAAACGTCAATACTTCAGTTGGACATGTTGCCTTCCTTCTAGTCTTGGGAAATGTGGACAGACTGGGGTTTGGGATGGCAGGCATGGCAGCTGAAGAACAACCACAAGGGTTCAGAGGTTTCAAGGATTCCTCAAGGATCCTGAAGCTAATGGAAGAGGAACTAAGAGTGACTGGGAAACATCCACGTTCAAAGGACGcacaaaaaacatcatttttaaaatgctcacagttcttcttaaataaaaagGCTGGCTGGTGAAAGCAACCTGTTAGACCTTCATATGACCACATCAGTGTTGAAAACTGTAAAGTCACTACTGACATTAAGCAAAACTCCCCAATTAtataaaaccaaagaacaaCAAGAATGAAAGAGCATAAACAAGCAGCACCATGTTTTTTCCAGCTACATACTACCATTTTATAACACTATCATAGTTACTatcaaataactatgttacATTTAGTGGTTATGAAAATACGGtctatgtcaaatatgacttaaaataaatgtgactttgtaACTCAATGCCTTGAAACTGGGcctttgtcactttaaaaactcctgctctttctgaaactccgccttcaagaactcatcacaacatggctcctctattaacactttaacaacgttgcactgagaagtagctcctaatgagctcagcagataagcagttccaccaggtgtttgctaactgctgctggctagtctgaaggagcagagtgggggGAATGGCGGTAGAGGGGTactctgtgaggtggaaactcagaagcttggaaactgttgcaaagcacagctgaatggttgtcatgggaGACGAAAGTATTtatcaaacatgtatgaaagaatcaaggcaatgctccaggtatgtttttgaagaGGGAGTAAcgttataacatgatgtaaagctcaaacaagttcatttttcataatactgcccctttcaCAGTGCACATCAAGAATATCAAAAATCTAATGAATTGAGCTCAAAACTGTAAATGCAGGGTCAAACATTTAACCATTGATTTGGTTAAACTTTCACATGAAGCTCCAGTTGTGTCTTTGTGTCAAccatcaaacacaaaatgttggcCTGAAATGGAAGGAAGTTGATTAGCATTTGGAAACGATCCAGAAGTCGCAAAGTTTCAGAAACACCATCAAAAGGAACATTTCTGGAACTCCAGGTGTCTCTGTCcacaaaaaacaactgaagcATCATGTCTGGAGAGAATTTGCTTTGTCAGATGAGGTAAAGATGGAATTACACACAAGATGTTCAAACGGTGATGAGTGACTTTCAAACCTAAGAACACTACCAACTGTCAAGCATGGAGGTGAAAGTATTATGCTGTGGGTCTGGCTTGCTAGTTGTTGGGATGGTCTTCTCGGAAttgaaagtttttcatttttttctccaaatatgtTTTGGCCAAACACTCCAATTTTAGTTCCACCAGACCTGATGACACATCCTTGCATGCATTTGCAAACAGTAAAtgcatgtaaatgtgttttagcGTAGAATGACACGCTCGGATCATCCAGCATCTTCTCAATATGGCTTCTTCAGGCATCTAGAAATCGTATCCAAGAATGAACCAGAGTTGATTAAATCTACAGCTCACTTCCTTAAATCTTGACTGATTCCTTCAGATAATTTTTGCTATGATGTCAAACAGGAACGCTTCAGTTTCTTCTGTAAGCGTCAGTCCGGTGTGGTTTAGACAAAATCCACAATATCTTCAATATTGTTCACCTGAatcttatttggatttattatAGTTCTATGTAAGTTTATGTACAGATTCATGTAGACAGAAATTACAGCTCTGATTCTAGACTAACAGATCCCCTCGTCACAGGAAATTCAGTCCAAGTCAGGATCCTTCACGGTCTCCAACCATCTGCTTACTTCCCTAACATCAAAACTGATCAAACCCACATCTGCACAGAAGCTTCCACTGAGCCTCTGTTCATAACCATGAGCTAAAACTAAGACTGCTTTGTAGAAATGTTTctcatttaacataaaaaaagagttttgcAGCCTCCTTCTTATGTCATACTGATGATGGTGATATTATGTACGTAGTTAAATATTGCTCTTTACTTCTCACAGACATGGGACACTGAGACTCTATTGCAGTATGTGAACTTTTTACCCATCATTGTGTTTTATACTCTTTGGTTAACTGGCCTTCGTTGTCCACTCTTCCAGATTTAATCATTGGTTTTTTACCTCTGTGCTTTGCTTCGTTTGCCGATAACCTCCACTTCCAGATTTCTATTTGTGTTTCTACTTGGATAAAACTAAAACCTCAAGATTAAATCAGCGGAAggatttaaagatattttaacaACAGAGAAAGATACTGTAgctgttcctgtttttattgttttattgacattgttttatgtcaatCATTTTGTTATAACATATTGTTATCTAGTGTGTTTGTTTGAAAGGAGACCTGATGTCTCAATGAGCACTtcctatatatacagtatatatatataaaaagagcaaataaaaaacaaaccaaacagaacTGGTTGCATCATGCAGGTCCGGTGTCTCCTGTGCTGTCTGCCCATATCAGCTTCAGTCTGAAGAGTGGAGATAAAGTCCCTGCTGGAATCCTTCTCTGATCTGAATGAAGCTTTCGTGTTATCGACTAAACTGAGTCATTCACACAAAAGTGAGACACACAAATACTTGTATATATGCctttttagttacattttggAATAATGAGCAttgttcaaactgttttttgttgtggtaGATACGTAAAACTTTCTCCACTGAGACAAATCTCGTGATGCTGCCCAAAAATGAAGCTTAAGCATTCCAATCCCTCAACAGGTGGAGAGACTGGAAATGTCCCGATGTAGTTTGAAAAGTTTCAAATTCTTATCTATATCCACTTTAAATTACAAGTCAAATGATAATTAGCTCCACTTTATTCTTTCTCCAAGGTTCTGCACTGGGTCccttatatatttttgatttcatGGTACGTCTTCTGAATATTTTGATAACTTATTACTAATATGAAGACAGTTTTGGAAAGTCTTAGTCCTTTATTCCCTTCCGTCACTGATAAGTGATTGTCGTCTCCACACGCGTCTGTTCGCTGGTCGTTTGCGTTTCAGATCTCCAAAAACTCTCCTCTAAACTGGGGCAATTCTGCCCGTCCTCAGCCAATAAAGATAAGAGCAGGAGGGCTGGAATGTGGAGCAGGGAGGTGACAGTGATGAGCTGAAGGGACACAAAGCTTTCTGAAAtggcttcttcttctctttttaagtCAGATAATCTTTTAAACTTTGTAATCAACTAATAATTACTTttgcaaatgaataaaatccctTGGATAAGTATTTATTGAAATGTAAAGTGGATTTTGCAatagactaaaacaaaaacaactactTAGTTATGATTCCACAAAGCATCACTTTGTGGAACCATGTTTCTAATGTATTTTGCAACCAcatttgcacatctagagactgaaatctCTGCCAGTTCTTTAAGAAATTGCTTAAGCTCACTGAAAGTGGATTGATTTACATCACtgtgccactaccatgtttacAGGTGAAGAAAGaccaaaaagttcagttttagtcCCATGTTCTGTCTTGACTggagcaaatatttttacaatgtgCCCTACATTACTGCAAATTGCAAGAATTTCTTCAGGCCACCCTTCCATAAAGTCCATATTTGTAGATCATCAGGTTAATACGTGGCGACCACTTTAACCAAgggtttctgcagctcctccagagctgccAAGGGACTCTTGGCAACTTTTCTTTTAACGCTCTCTTTCTGTacttatgaaattatttttaaacatgagTACTCTGCTTTCAAAAATATGCTGTACTTTGTCTTGTTCCACAGtctaaaatacatcaaagtaatgtgacaaaatatgatgaAGTTCATtgtgtatgaatatttttgcaagataGTGTAGCTTGTCATTTACAGTCTGAAGTTGCATTCTTCAgcgaaaatgaaaaaaaaataataaccatGAAGACatgaacaaaaatcacattagaAACTGTGAAATGAACTATTTAACCTACTAACAGCTAATtgaaaagacaacaacaaagttTAATTGAACAGAATCTTAGTAGatctttttttatgcatttagcatatcaaaataaattagtttgttcatgtttgtagaaagaaaatgatgaagtTTCCCAAGATGAGTTTTCATAAAGTAGGCTATCTTTTTCACTCCATATCATATTCTAAAGTATTACTCTTCTGTTTCATACATAAATAGATATCAATACTACAATAGTATGTCAGAAAAGTAATATAATCATAGAATACAATATGCAATGAAATACAAATCAACATTatgcaaagttgtttttgtgcatGATTGCTGTTTTTCCTTTACAAATCTTTATCCAAAACCtctgaaataaaaagtgtttttttatctttttacttgATGACCCTCCTCTATACCAGCAGACCACCGGCTGGATGGACTCTCTTGCTTTGACTGCAGTAGATTTAACAGAGAGGGGACTGCTCTGTGTCAGGCGACCCCAAAGGGTTTCAGCAGGCCTGACAGTCAAAACACCAGCAAAAAAGGTTTGACCCTGACAAATCCCGAGGTGGAGACGGGTTCAGGGACCCACTTTTCTGAAATCCAGCCGAGTCGCTCCAGTTTTCCAGtcagactgaaaatgaaatatgatATCATGAGGTTGAAATAGTTTGTCCCGTGTAATTCCTGCACCACGCAAGCCGAAGACTGGATTTCTTaatcatgttttgttattttgtccGTTTACATCGTACTTCAGGACTACTTCTGATTTCATAAAACCAGCAAATGCACAAAAATTCTGAGGAAATAAATGCTTGACATATTGCGTAGGGTAACACTCCAGTTGTATTGGGGTGTTACCCTGTGGGGTCATTGTGCCTGTGAGCCTAATTGCCCCACAGGCTCCTAATGGTGAAGGCAGCTAGTTAAAGTCCCTGCTTGTCCATTCATACACTGCGCTTCACTCTCCTGCTCATTAAAACAGCGAATAGGCCACAGATGTCGAGTCAGCCA encodes:
- the LOC114152575 gene encoding heart- and neural crest derivatives-expressed protein 1; protein product: MNLIGGYQHHHHHHLMHEPFPFVQRCHQDAPYFQSWVVNHGEVPADFQIQAPFTPSAELGAHGAAHDGRLEGLQPGMGKRRASGPKKERRRTESINTAFAELRECIPNVPADTKLSKIKTLRLATSYIAYLMDVLAKDSGETEGFKAEIKKFETRDLKRKRELTDGLQETFGGEKKVKGRTGWPQQVWALELNQ